In the genome of Achromobacter sp. MFA1 R4, the window TCACGGCCGCCAGGCCATGACAGCCGAGGCGGGCGCAGGTGACGGCGTCTGCGGGCAGTCCATCCGATCCCGAAGGATCGAGCGGGCCGAAGACCAAAACGAGAGGGGGAGTAACGGGGGCCACTTGACTGCGCTTGATCGGGGGCTCCCCCGGATCATTTGGCATGAATCAGGGGAACCCCTATTGGGTTTCGGTAAGATTGTCCCCATTCTAATGGAAGCCCCCCACCTTTGCCCCGCCGCGGGCTCGCCGGCGGGGAATTGATGTAAGAGAGAACTATGCGTACTTGGATGTGTCTGATTTGTGGCTGGGTCTATGACGAAGAGGCCGGCCTGCCCGACGAGGGCATTGCGCCCGGCACCCGCTGGGAAGACGTGCCGCCCAATTGGGTCTGTCCCGAATGCGGCGCCCGCAAAGAGGACTTTGAGCTGATGGAAATCTGAAGCCGTTCCGCCGACATATTCCGCCAGGGCCCGTAAGATGGGTCATGCCCCATCCCTCGTAACCGTCGGAGTGCCGCCCGGCCTGCCGGGTCGCGCGCGAGCGATCGCTCCAACGGTTCATCCAGACTACCCATGAAGGGGTTGCCATGACGGAAAAGCACCACGAAGACGCCACGACGCAGGCGGCCAATTTCGCCAATCAGTTCCTGATCGCCATGCCGGGCATGGTGGAAGGAAGCCTGGCTGGCTCCGTCATCTACGTGTGCGAACACACCGAACGCGGCGCGCTGGGCCTGGTCATCAACCGGCCCACCGACCTGACCCTGGGCACGCTGTTCGAGCGTATCGACCTGACGCTGGAAATCGGACCGGTGAAGGACACGTTCGTCTTTTTCGGCGGACCGGTCCAGACGGATCGCGGGTTCGTGCTGCACGCGCCCGCCGGCGACTACAGCTCCAGCATCAAGCTGGGCGACATGGCGCTGACCACCTCGCGCGATGTGCTGCAGGCCGTGGCCGACGGCAACGGTCCTGCGCGCATGCTGGTCACGCTGGGTTATGCCGGCTGGGGCGCGGGCCAGCTCGAAAGCGAGATGGGCCAGAACGCCTGGTTGAGCGTGGGCGCGGACGCCCACATCATCTTCGAGGTGCCGCCCGAGGAACGCTATCCCGCCGCGCTCAAGCTGCTGGGCATCGATCCCGTCATGCTGGCCGGCGACGCGGGCCATGCCTGAAGAAACGCTGCTGGCCTTCGACTTCGGCGAGAAGAAGATCGGCATTGCCATCGGCAACACGCTGACGCGCCAGGCGCGCCCGCTCGAAATCATTTTCAGCGAGGTCCGCGATGCCCGCTTCGGCCGCATCGCGGCGCTGCTGCAGGAGTGGCAGCCGCATCGCGTCGTGGTCGGACTGGCGCTGGACGCCGAGGGCGGCGAGCAGCCCGCCACGGCCCGCTGCCGGCGGTTTGCCAACCAGCTTCATGGCCGCTTCGGCGTTGCCGTCGAACTCGTGGACGAACGCGGCTCCAGCATGGAGGCGCAACGCCTGCTGGGCACGCACGCCGCCGACGATGCGATGGCCGCGGCGGTTATCCTGCAACGCTATCTGGATGCCTTGCCCGCGGCGTGATGGCCGCGGCCTGTCCTGCCCATGCTCAATCCGCAACTTGATCGCCGCGGCGAACTCACGCATCTGCTGACCACCGAGGGCCTGCCGCGCCGTCACGTCGAACGGCTGCTGGAGATGGCGCGCGCGCAGGCGTGCGCCGCCGATGCGACGCCGCATGCGGCGTCGGGCATGCCGGTGTTCCTGTGCCTGCCCGACGCGCACGCCGCCGACCGCGACGCCTACGCCGCCGCCGCGGCCAGCCTGTCTATGCTGCCGGTGCCGCTGCAGGCAGGCGCCGACGAGGCGCTCGCCGAAACAGTCGGCGCGCTCGCCCCGGGCGTGCTGGTGCTGCGCCACGCCCAGAGCGGCGCGGCCCACTGCGCCGCCGCGCATGCCGCGACCGGCCTGCATGTGCTCAATGCGGGCGACGGCCGGCACGCCGATCCTGTGCCTGCGCTGGCGCTGGTGCAGGCCATCCTCGACGCCAAGCCCGACCTCACCCGCCTCGTCGTGACCCTGTTGGGCGACATCCGCCATTCGCGCCTGGCGCGGTCCGCCATCCATCTGCTGACCACGCTGGGCGTGCCCGAAGTGCGCGTTGCGGCGCCGCGCACGCTGCTGCCCGAGGGCCTGCCTCAACTGGGTGTGCGCGCGTGCGCGACCCTGCAGGAGAGCCTGCGCGACGCGGATGTGGTCATCGCGCTGCCGCTGAACGTTGAAGACATCAGCGGCGCGCAACTGCCATCCGCCCGCGAGTACGCCTGCACCCACGGACTGACGCCGGCTGCGCTGGCGCTCGCCAAGCCTGACGTCATGGTGTTGCCCGCCGGCCGGCTGGCGCCCGGCGTGGAAGTGGACGGCGACATCGCGGCCGGGCTGGAGCCTGCCGAGGCCCGTCTCGCGGCGCTGGCGCAGCCGCTGCGCGCCGCCGTCCTGCGCGTGCTCGCCGGAGACCTGACATGAGGCTGCACATCGCCAACGGCCGCCTGATCGATCCCGCGAACGGCGTGGATGGCCAGCACGATCTCTACCTCGCGCAAGGCCGCGTCGTCGCGGTGGGCGCGGCGCCCGACGGATTCCAGGCCGACCGCCGCATCGACGCCAGCGGCCTGGCGGTGCTGCCGGGCCTGATCGACCTGTCGGCGCGCGTCGCGCAAGCGGGGCATGCGGGGCATGCCGGCCAGATGGGCCAGATGGGCCATACGGGCCATACAGGCCAGGCGGGCTTCGCGCCCGCCGAGTTGCGCGCGGCGTTGGCCGGCGGCGTGACGCGGCTGGTGCTGCCGCCCGACGCCGAAGGCCCGCCCGACGAGCCCGGCAAGGTCGAGGCGCTGATGCGCCATGCCCAGCCCGGGCAATGCGCGATCCATCCGCTGGGGGCCATGACCGTGGGGCTGGCCGGCGAGACGCTGACGGAAATGGCGCTGCTGGCGCAGGCGGGCTGCATCGCCTTCTCGCAGGGCGAATCCGGCGTTGCCGATACGCGGGTGCTGTGGGGCGCGACGCACTATGCCAGCGGCCTGGGCCAGGCGCTGTGGCTGCGTGCGCAGGACCCCTGGCTGGCACGCGAGACCGTGGCGGCCAGCGGTCCCTACGCCGCGCGCCTGGGCCTCGAAGGCCTGCCCGCGCAGGCGGAGACCGTGGCGCTGCACACGATCTTCGAATTGCAGCGCGCGACGGGCGCGCGCGTGCATCTGGCGCGCCTGTCCACGGCGGCGGGGCTGGATCTGCTGCGCGCGGCCCGGCGCGAGGGCCTGCCGGTCACGGCCGACGTGTCCGCCAACAGCCTGCACCTGACCGACGTGGACATCGGCTTTTTCGACACGAATCATCGCCTGAATCCGCCGCTGCGCGGCCAGCGCGACCGCGACGCGATCCAGGCTGCCCTGGCCGACGGCGTGGTAGATGCCCTGTGTTCGGACCATACGCCGGTCGACGCGCGCGGCAAGGCCGCGCCGTTCGCGTCCGCCACGCCCGGCGCGACCGGACTGGAGCTGTTGCTGTCGCTGGCCCTGAAGTGGGCGCGCGACAGCCGCCGGCCCATCGGCGAAGCCCTTGCGCGCGTGACCTCGGGCCCGGCCGCCGTGCTGGCCGCCGTCGCGCCGCGCATCGGGCCTTGCGGCCACCTGGGCGTGGGGGCGCCGGCGGATCTGTGCCTGGCGGACCTGGACGCCGAATGGATGGTCATGCCCGGCGCGTTGCAGAGCCGCGGCGTCCATACACCTTTCGCAGGTATGATGCTGCCCGGCCGGGTACGCGCCACCGTGGTCGGTGGCGAGCCGGCCTGGGAGACTCCAGTTTGAAGCTGCTGCGCTTTGTCCTACGGCTGAGCCTTGTCCTGCCCCTGATCGTGTTCGGCCTGCTCTGCGTGGGCCTGGCCTATCCCCTGATGCGCCCCGCGGCCCGCGCGCGGCTGAACCGCCGCTGGTCGCGCTGGCTGATGGCGGCCTGTGGACTGAAGGTCTACTTCAAGGGCGAGCCGCGCCTGGAAGGCCCAGTGCTGCTGGTGGCGAACCACGTGTCGTGGATCGACATCTTCGTGCTCAACTCGGCCCGTGCAACGTCGTTCGTGGCCAAGAGCGAAATCCGCGCCTGGCCCGTGATCGGGTGGCTGGTCGCCGGCGCGGGCACGCTGTTCATCGAACGCGGCCAACGCCACGCCGTGCATGCGATGGGCGAATCGATGCAGGTCCGCTTCAAGCAGGGCGACGCCGTCGGCCTGTTCCCGGAGGGCACGACGAGCGAAGGCTTCGATCTGCTGCCCTTTCACGCCAGCCTGTTCGAGCCCGCGCGCTCGGCGGCCGTGGAAATCCAGCCCGTCGCGCTGCGATTCCTGCAGCACGGCAAGCGCAGCGGCTACGCGGCATTCGTCGGCGAGGAGTCGCTGGTGGCCAATCTCTGGCGCGTGCTGGGCGTGACGGGGCTGGCCGTTGAAGTCGTATTCCTGCCGCCGCTGGCGGCGCGTCATCCCGATGGCAGCCTGCCGACGCGGCTTGAGCTGTCGCACCAGGCCCGGGACGCGATTCTGAGCGTGCTCTGAGTCTTCGGCCCGGACTACCGCCACCCCGCTGAAAATTCACAGCAGCTCTCGGCCAGTTCCGCCACGCTTTCGCAAAACGCCACATCGGCGTCGCGGCGGAACATCGCGCTGTAGACCGATTGGGGCGGCGCGACGCTGGTCCGCGCAATCACCAGTTGCCTGGCGGCGACCATGTCGGCGAAGTAGTCGCGCGGCAGGCAACTGACGCCGAAGCCGGCGGCCGTCAGGCCCGCCATGGCGATCAGGCTGTTGATGGTGAAGATGTTGCTGGCGGCCGTGTGGGGCCGCAGCCAGCCGTCGTAGATCATGTTCAGTCCGGACTCGCGGCTCTGGCGCAAGAGCGGCAGCCGGGCGATGTCGGCGGGCGTGTAGATGCGGCTGGCGTCGATCAGGTCGGGGCTGCCCATCCACGCGAATTCCAGGCGCTGCAGCGCCACGACCTGCAGGTTCGGTTCGGCGAATTCCCCATGCAGGAAAGCCATGTCCAATTGTCCCGCCTGCAACCGCTTGAGCAGGTCGGCGCCCAGGTCGATGTGCGGTTCCAGCGTGATGCGCGGATAGTGGGCGCGCAGCAGGCGGATCAGGGCGGGCAGCCAGGTCATCGCCGTGATTTCGGTGATGCCGAAACGGAAGGTGCCCGTCAGCGTGTGCTGCCCCTTCAGCCGCGCAAGCAGGCGGTCCCGGTGACCCAGCATCTGTTCGGCCAGCGCATAGATTTCGTGGCCGCGCGCCGTGAGCTCGGCACGGTGTCCGGATCGGTCGAAAAGCGCGATATCGAAGTCGGCTTCCAGCTCCTGGATGCGCTTGGTGATCGCCGATTGCGTGGTGTGCAGCTTTTGCGCCGAGGCCGAAAACGTGCCCAGCCGCACCGTCCAGTACAAGGCCTCGATTTGCTTGAAAGTCAGCATGCGCAGGCGCCGCAGGAGGGGTTGTTCATTCCGAAATTTCCATTAAGGGGTAACCCCTATATTCCAAAAATAGATGAAGCTCGCTGAAATTTAATCCCTTTTTCGGAACCGCAAAAGCTCGCACCATTCGGTCTGACTCATTTCTGGCCGTCCGTACACTTGGCTTGGCACCCCGGGGAACGGCAGGCTTTCGACTCAGGACTCGCAGACCGTCATGGCTTCCATTTCCACCGGCGCACGCATATTGCCGGCATCCCCCGTCGCTCCCGCTTCCATCCTCGAAGCGCTTGCCGGCATCGTCACCCCGCATCTGAGCGACAACCTCGCGCGCCGCGAAGGCATCACCGGCCTGCGCCGCTACAGCGGCGGCGGCAAGCTGGTGGGCACCGCGCTGACCGTCAAGACCCGGCCCGGCGACAACCTGCTGATCTACAAGGCCATGATGCAGATCGAGCCGGGCCACGTCCTGGTGATCGACGCGGGCGGCGACCTGTCCAACGCCGTGCTCGGCGAAATCATGAAGCGCTACCTGCAGATCCACGGCTGCGCAGGCGTCGTCGTCGACGGCGCCATCCGCGATGTCGCGGCCTTCGAGGCCGACAGCTTCCCGTGCTATGCGCGCGGCCACATCCATCGCGGTCCCTACAAGGACGGCCCGGGCGAGGTCAATGTGCCGGTTTCGATCGGCGGGCAGGTGATCCAGCCCGGCGACATCCTGGTGGGCGACGAGGACGGGCTGGTGAGCTTTGCGCCGTCGGACGCCGAGGCGCTGATCGCCGCGGCGCGCGCCCATGCCGACAAGGAAGCGCGCATCATGGCCGAAATCGCCACCGGCGCGAAGACGCAGAGCTGGATGCAGGCCGCCTTTGCCGCGAAGGGGCTGGCATGAACGCCGCCGCAAGCGAATTCCTGGCCGAACGGGCCCGCGCCATCAAACCGTCGCCCAGCATGATGGCCAAGAGCCGGGTGGACCAGTTGCGCGCGCAGGGCCGCGACATCATCGACTTCACGGTGGGCGAACCGGATCTGCCCACGCCCGGCCATATCGTCCAGGCCGGCATCGACGCGCTCAACAGCGGCGATATCCGCTACACCTCGTCCGTCGGCGCCCGGCCCTTGCTGGAGGCCGTGCGTGCCAAGTTCCAGCACGAAAACGGCCTGGCGTACGGGCTGGATGAACTCATCGTCGGCGTGGGCGCCAAGCAGCTGATCTTCACGGCGCTGGCCGCCACGGTGCAGGCGGGCGACGAAGTCATCATTCCCGCGCCGTACTGGGTGTCCTATCCCGACATGGTGCTGGTCAACGACGGCACGCCGGTGGTGGTGGCCTGCCCGGAATCCGACGGGTTCAAGCTGACGCCGGCCGCGCTGGAACGCGCCATCACCCCGCGCACGAAGTGGGTGCTGTTGAACACGCCAAGCAACCCCACCGGCGCGATGTACGACGCGGACGAACTGCGCGCGCTGGCGCAGGTGCTGGCGCGGCATCCGCAGGTCTGGCTCATGACCGACGAGATCTATGAACACCTGGCCTACGGCGGGGCGCGCCATATGTCGCCCGCCGCCGTGTCGCCCGAGCTGGCCGCGCGCACGCTGACGATCAACGGCGTGTCCAAGGCGTATGCAATGACCGGCTGGCGCCTTGGCTACGCGGGCGGCCCCAAGCCTCTCATCAAGGCGATGGCCACGCTGATCTCGCAAAGCACGAGCTGCGTCAGCGCGATCAGCCAGTCGGCCGCGCGCGTCGCGTTGTCGGCCGACCAGCAATGCGTGCATGACGCGGCTGCCCTGTTCCATGAACGGCGCGACCGCATCGTGGCCCTGCTCAACGAGGTGCCCGGCATCCGCTGCCCGGTTCCGCAAGGCGCGTTCTACGTCTACCCGTCGGTCGAGGGCCTGCTCGGCCGGCGCACGCCGTCCGGCCGCACGCTGCAAAGCGACCTGGACGTGGTGATGTTCCTGCTGGACGAGGCGGGCGTGGCCGCGCTGGACGGCGCCGCCTATGGCTTGTCGCCGTACCTGCGGCTGAGCTTCGCGACCTCGATGGAGAACATCGAAGAGGGCTGCCGCCGCATTCGCCAGGCCTGCGCCGCGCTGACCTGAACCCCCGATTTTTTCGGTAGTACCCAGACCTATATTCCAAAGGGAAATCGCATGAAAACCGTTATCTCCTCCTTGGTGGCCGCCGTCGGCCTGGCCGCCACGCTCGCGCCCGCCGCCCACGCCGACACGCTGCAGGACATCAAGGCGCGCGGCAAGTTCATCTGCGGCACCATGGGGACGGCCGAGCCGTTCAGCTTCCAGGATCCGAAGACCCGCGGCATCGTCGGCTATGAAGTCGACGTGTGCCAGGCCCTGGCCGACAGCCTGGGTGTGCCGCTCGAACTCAAGCTGATCGCCGTCGAGGCCCGCATCCCCGAGCTGATCGCCGGCCGCGTGGACGTGGTGGCCGCCAACCTGGGCTGGTCGCCGGAGCGCGCCAAGCAGATCGACTATTCGCACCAGCATTTCGTGAGCCTGCAGAAGGTGCTGTCGCGCGCATCGGACAAGGACCTGAAGGCGCCGGCGGACCTGGCCGGCAAGCGGGTCAGCGCGGTGCGCGGCTCGTCGTCCGAGCAAGGCGCGCGCAAGCACATCCCCAATGTCGAACCCGTCACGTTCAAGGATCCCAGCGGCGCCTTCCTGGCCCTGCAGCAGGGCAAGGTGAGCGGCTTCGTCGGGTCGGAGCTGATGCTGGTCAAGCTGCAGAACCAGGCCGCCTCCAGCGCGGTCCCGGTCAAGATCCTGGAGCCGGCGCTCTTCGTCGAGCCGTGGGGCGTGGGCGTGCGCAAGGGCGACACCGCCATGCTGAACCAGGTGAACAAGGTGCTGGACGGCATGGAGGCATCCGGCCAGGCCGCCAAGACCTTCGACAAGTGGTTCGGCGCGGGCACGCAGTTCAACATCAAGCGCGACTTCCGCATCGAAGCCATCAAGGGTTGACGCGCCGCGCGTGCTGGAGCCTGGTTCGATGCATTACATCTTCGACTTCAGCGCCATTTTCCAGGGCGAGTATCCGGACTGGCTGCTCAGGGGGTTGATCACCACCCTGGCGCTGGCCGGGCTGGCCTGGATCCTGGCGTTCTTCGTGGGCAGCCTGCTGGCGGTGATCCGCCTGACGGGCTCGCCCATCGCCAATGGGGTGGTCGCGACGTATGTCGCGTTCCACCGCAACGTGCCCATGCTGGTGCACATTCTGTTCTGGTATTTCGGCGTTCCGGCGCTGCTGCCGCAAGGCGTGACCGACTGGCTCAACAGCCACGGCAGCGAATTCATCCTGTCCTGCATCGCGATCGGGCTGGTGATGTCGGCCTATGTCTGCGAAGACCTGCGCAGCGCGGTGCGCGGCATCCCGCCGGGGCAGGTCGAGGCGTCGCGCGCCCTGGGCCTGAGCTTTCTGAAGACGATGCGCAAGGTCATCCTGCCGCAGGCGTTCCGCATCGCGATTCCGCCGTTGCTCAACCAGACCCTGCTGCTGCTCAAGAACACCAGCCTGGCGATGGCCATCGGCGTGACCGAGCTGACGGCGGCCGCGCGCGAGATCGAGAACAACACGTTCCGCACCTTCGAGGCCTATGCCGTGGTGACGGTGATCTACCTCGTGCTGTCGTTCCTGATCATGGGCGGCGGCGCGATCCTGCAACGACGCTACCGTCCGCTGGGAGTGCGCTGACCATGTGGGACATCCTCAAAGACAATTGGCTGCTGCTCCTGATCGGCCAGTATCCGCATGGCCCCATCGGGGGCCTGGCGGCCACCCTGGGCCTGGCCGCGGTCAGCCTGGCGCTGGCGCTGCCGTGCGGCGTGCTGCTGGCGCTGGGCCGCATCAGTCCCTACCGGATCTTCTACTGGCCGTCCTCGGCCGTGGTCTATCTGGTGCGCGGGCTGCCGCTGCTGATGTTCATTTTCTGGGCGTACTTCTTCGTGCCGCTCATCATCGGCCGTCCCGTCGCGGGCACGACCACCATGGTGGTCGCGCTGGTCTGCTACGAAAGCGCCTATCTGGCCGAGATCATCCGCGCCGGCATCCAGGCCCTGCCGCCCGGCCAGCAGGAGGCCAGCCGGGCGCTCGGCCTGTCGTACCTGCAGACCATGCGACGGGTCATCCTGCCGCAGGCGCTCTACAACATGCTGCCCAGCATGCTGAGCCAGTTCGTGTCCACGGTGAAGGAAACGTCGCTGGCGTACGTGATCAGCGTGCAGGAGCTGACCTATGCCGCCAACCAGATCAACAGCGTGCTGCTGACCAAGCCCTTCGAGGTCTTCGGGCTGCTGGCGCTGACCTATTTCGTCCTGAATTTTGGCCTGAGTTCCCTGGTGCACCTGACCGAACGCCGTATCGGCAGGCGGCGCGCCGGACTTGCGCCCATGCAAAAAGTGGTGCCGACATGATCCGATTTTCCGAAGTGCAGAAGTGGTACGGCGAGTATCAGGCGCTGGCCGATGTGACCGCCCAGGTTGCCCAGGGCGAGGTCGTGGTGGTGTGCGGGCCTTCGGGCTCCGGCAAGTCCACGCTGATTCGCACGGTGAACCGGCTCGAGCCCATCCAGAAGGGCGTGATCGAGGTCGACGGCAAGGACATCTATGGCAGCGACGTCCATCTGGACACGCTGCGCAGCCACATCGGCTTCGTGTTCCAGCAATTCAACCTCTTTCCGCACCTGTCCGTCATCGAGAACCTGATGCTGGCGCCGCTGCAGCTCAAGCGCGCGCGCCGTCCCGAAGCCCGCGAGCGGGCCATGCAATTGCTGGAGCGCGTGGGCCTGGCGCACAAGGCGCAGGCCTATCCGGCCCAGTTATCGGGCGGCCAGCAGCAGCGCGTGGCCATCGCCCGCGCGCTGGCGATGAGCCCGCCGGTCATGCTGTTCGACGAGCCGACCAGCGCGCTGGACC includes:
- a CDS encoding rubredoxin, yielding MRTWMCLICGWVYDEEAGLPDEGIAPGTRWEDVPPNWVCPECGARKEDFELMEI
- a CDS encoding YqgE/AlgH family protein — translated: MTEKHHEDATTQAANFANQFLIAMPGMVEGSLAGSVIYVCEHTERGALGLVINRPTDLTLGTLFERIDLTLEIGPVKDTFVFFGGPVQTDRGFVLHAPAGDYSSSIKLGDMALTTSRDVLQAVADGNGPARMLVTLGYAGWGAGQLESEMGQNAWLSVGADAHIIFEVPPEERYPAALKLLGIDPVMLAGDAGHA
- the ruvX gene encoding Holliday junction resolvase RuvX, giving the protein MPEETLLAFDFGEKKIGIAIGNTLTRQARPLEIIFSEVRDARFGRIAALLQEWQPHRVVVGLALDAEGGEQPATARCRRFANQLHGRFGVAVELVDERGSSMEAQRLLGTHAADDAMAAAVILQRYLDALPAA
- a CDS encoding aspartate carbamoyltransferase — translated: MLNPQLDRRGELTHLLTTEGLPRRHVERLLEMARAQACAADATPHAASGMPVFLCLPDAHAADRDAYAAAAASLSMLPVPLQAGADEALAETVGALAPGVLVLRHAQSGAAHCAAAHAATGLHVLNAGDGRHADPVPALALVQAILDAKPDLTRLVVTLLGDIRHSRLARSAIHLLTTLGVPEVRVAAPRTLLPEGLPQLGVRACATLQESLRDADVVIALPLNVEDISGAQLPSAREYACTHGLTPAALALAKPDVMVLPAGRLAPGVEVDGDIAAGLEPAEARLAALAQPLRAAVLRVLAGDLT
- a CDS encoding dihydroorotase: MRLHIANGRLIDPANGVDGQHDLYLAQGRVVAVGAAPDGFQADRRIDASGLAVLPGLIDLSARVAQAGHAGHAGQMGQMGHTGHTGQAGFAPAELRAALAGGVTRLVLPPDAEGPPDEPGKVEALMRHAQPGQCAIHPLGAMTVGLAGETLTEMALLAQAGCIAFSQGESGVADTRVLWGATHYASGLGQALWLRAQDPWLARETVAASGPYAARLGLEGLPAQAETVALHTIFELQRATGARVHLARLSTAAGLDLLRAARREGLPVTADVSANSLHLTDVDIGFFDTNHRLNPPLRGQRDRDAIQAALADGVVDALCSDHTPVDARGKAAPFASATPGATGLELLLSLALKWARDSRRPIGEALARVTSGPAAVLAAVAPRIGPCGHLGVGAPADLCLADLDAEWMVMPGALQSRGVHTPFAGMMLPGRVRATVVGGEPAWETPV
- a CDS encoding 1-acyl-sn-glycerol-3-phosphate acyltransferase, which produces MKLLRFVLRLSLVLPLIVFGLLCVGLAYPLMRPAARARLNRRWSRWLMAACGLKVYFKGEPRLEGPVLLVANHVSWIDIFVLNSARATSFVAKSEIRAWPVIGWLVAGAGTLFIERGQRHAVHAMGESMQVRFKQGDAVGLFPEGTTSEGFDLLPFHASLFEPARSAAVEIQPVALRFLQHGKRSGYAAFVGEESLVANLWRVLGVTGLAVEVVFLPPLAARHPDGSLPTRLELSHQARDAILSVL
- a CDS encoding LysR family transcriptional regulator; this translates as MLTFKQIEALYWTVRLGTFSASAQKLHTTQSAITKRIQELEADFDIALFDRSGHRAELTARGHEIYALAEQMLGHRDRLLARLKGQHTLTGTFRFGITEITAMTWLPALIRLLRAHYPRITLEPHIDLGADLLKRLQAGQLDMAFLHGEFAEPNLQVVALQRLEFAWMGSPDLIDASRIYTPADIARLPLLRQSRESGLNMIYDGWLRPHTAASNIFTINSLIAMAGLTAAGFGVSCLPRDYFADMVAARQLVIARTSVAPPQSVYSAMFRRDADVAFCESVAELAESCCEFSAGWR
- a CDS encoding RraA family protein; translation: MASISTGARILPASPVAPASILEALAGIVTPHLSDNLARREGITGLRRYSGGGKLVGTALTVKTRPGDNLLIYKAMMQIEPGHVLVIDAGGDLSNAVLGEIMKRYLQIHGCAGVVVDGAIRDVAAFEADSFPCYARGHIHRGPYKDGPGEVNVPVSIGGQVIQPGDILVGDEDGLVSFAPSDAEALIAAARAHADKEARIMAEIATGAKTQSWMQAAFAAKGLA
- a CDS encoding aminotransferase class I/II-fold pyridoxal phosphate-dependent enzyme; translated protein: MNAAASEFLAERARAIKPSPSMMAKSRVDQLRAQGRDIIDFTVGEPDLPTPGHIVQAGIDALNSGDIRYTSSVGARPLLEAVRAKFQHENGLAYGLDELIVGVGAKQLIFTALAATVQAGDEVIIPAPYWVSYPDMVLVNDGTPVVVACPESDGFKLTPAALERAITPRTKWVLLNTPSNPTGAMYDADELRALAQVLARHPQVWLMTDEIYEHLAYGGARHMSPAAVSPELAARTLTINGVSKAYAMTGWRLGYAGGPKPLIKAMATLISQSTSCVSAISQSAARVALSADQQCVHDAAALFHERRDRIVALLNEVPGIRCPVPQGAFYVYPSVEGLLGRRTPSGRTLQSDLDVVMFLLDEAGVAALDGAAYGLSPYLRLSFATSMENIEEGCRRIRQACAALT
- a CDS encoding ABC transporter substrate-binding protein; this encodes MKTVISSLVAAVGLAATLAPAAHADTLQDIKARGKFICGTMGTAEPFSFQDPKTRGIVGYEVDVCQALADSLGVPLELKLIAVEARIPELIAGRVDVVAANLGWSPERAKQIDYSHQHFVSLQKVLSRASDKDLKAPADLAGKRVSAVRGSSSEQGARKHIPNVEPVTFKDPSGAFLALQQGKVSGFVGSELMLVKLQNQAASSAVPVKILEPALFVEPWGVGVRKGDTAMLNQVNKVLDGMEASGQAAKTFDKWFGAGTQFNIKRDFRIEAIKG
- a CDS encoding amino acid ABC transporter permease, which translates into the protein MHYIFDFSAIFQGEYPDWLLRGLITTLALAGLAWILAFFVGSLLAVIRLTGSPIANGVVATYVAFHRNVPMLVHILFWYFGVPALLPQGVTDWLNSHGSEFILSCIAIGLVMSAYVCEDLRSAVRGIPPGQVEASRALGLSFLKTMRKVILPQAFRIAIPPLLNQTLLLLKNTSLAMAIGVTELTAAAREIENNTFRTFEAYAVVTVIYLVLSFLIMGGGAILQRRYRPLGVR
- a CDS encoding amino acid ABC transporter permease, whose protein sequence is MWDILKDNWLLLLIGQYPHGPIGGLAATLGLAAVSLALALPCGVLLALGRISPYRIFYWPSSAVVYLVRGLPLLMFIFWAYFFVPLIIGRPVAGTTTMVVALVCYESAYLAEIIRAGIQALPPGQQEASRALGLSYLQTMRRVILPQALYNMLPSMLSQFVSTVKETSLAYVISVQELTYAANQINSVLLTKPFEVFGLLALTYFVLNFGLSSLVHLTERRIGRRRAGLAPMQKVVPT
- a CDS encoding amino acid ABC transporter ATP-binding protein, with the translated sequence MIRFSEVQKWYGEYQALADVTAQVAQGEVVVVCGPSGSGKSTLIRTVNRLEPIQKGVIEVDGKDIYGSDVHLDTLRSHIGFVFQQFNLFPHLSVIENLMLAPLQLKRARRPEARERAMQLLERVGLAHKAQAYPAQLSGGQQQRVAIARALAMSPPVMLFDEPTSALDPEMVGEVLQVMKGLAKDGMTMVCVTHEMGFAREVADRVWFMDAGRIVETGTPEDFFTRPQTARAQKFLAEIRH